Within Candidatus Dojkabacteria bacterium, the genomic segment AGCATATGTGACCGAGCGCGGTGGCAATCCTGACCCTGCTACTCAAAATAAATCGGCTATTCACTGGGATCTGGTAAAGGATATGCGAAAGCCAGGAAGTCGAATCGAGGTCGATGGAAAGGTAATGTTTGAGGATGGTAAGTGGGCTACCAACCAATAGCGCATTGTAAGTTAGCGACATGAGGTATAATGGGAAATGGGCTTAACGCAATTTATACCGAAGAGGGATAAGAATGACCGACTACCACCCGGCCAGTATCTTACCGACGACTTTCCCATACTCTCATACAGTCTCACCCCGGAAGTTTCAGCAGCAGATTGGCGGCTGGAGATTGCAGGGGTAGCCAAGCCTCACTCTCTCAGCCTAGATGAACTAATAAAGCTGGGAGAGGCGGAGTTCCAGGCTGATATACATTGCGTCACGAAGTGGTCTAAACTTGATACGAACTGGAAAGGTGTTAGCTTAGATAAAATTATCGAAATATCCGAGGTTAGCCCAGATGCTGCCTATCTGATTGCATACTCCTACGATGATTACACCACCAATTTACCGCTTATAGATTTACGTGACGGGAAAGCATTCATAGCATATGAATATAACGGTAAGCCGCTCGATGCAACCCACGGAGGACCTGTAAGATTGGTTGTACCGCACCTATATTTCTGGAAGAGTGCGAAATGGCTGAAGAAAATTGAGTTTACGAAAGGTGACCAGCAAGGTTTCTGGGAAAGGCACGGTTATCATAATTATGGTGATCCGTGGAAAGAGCAGAGATACAATTCAGATATATAGCCCCAAATAAAGTGCAGAACCGAAACGCAACCACGATGAATAGGTGGCAAGAAGCGAAATTAATAGAATCAAGCTACACCTCCAGGATGATGAAGTCGTTCAAATTTGAGCTTGAGCGACCGTTTGATTTCTTGCCTGGACAGTTCTGCGATATAAAGCTTACCAGTGCGGACGGTGTAGAAGCGACCAGAAGCTACTCCATCGCCTCAGCGCCAGGCGGAAAGTTAATTGAGTTTGGTATCCAGATACTTGAGGATGGAGAGGTCTCGGGACATATGGATAAGATGGAGCCAGGGGATACTGTCCAGCTGCTTGGGCCGCTTGGTGGCTATTTCGTCTGGGATCCCGATCTTTCCGGGGGTCGAGAGATACTACTAATCGGTGGCGGTAGCGGAATCGTGCCTTTGGTAAGCATGATACGCCATAGGGTGAGGCTCGGACAAGGGAGTAAACTGTATGCGTTATTCAGCGTGCGGTCGCTTCAGGATCTCGCATGGCGTGATGAGATTGTAGGGTATAGCTTATTGGAGCATGATGCTGGTGTGAGAGTCGCAGTAACATTGAGTCGTGAGTGGGAAGATGATTGGGGAGGGGATGTTGGTAGAATTGATACAGAGAAAATCGAGCGATTGCTGAAAGATGTGAATGTTTCGAACTTAGATACCTATATATGTGGACGGTCAGAATTTGTGGAGAGTGTTGGCTCATCCTTGAAAAGCATCGGTGTGAAGGAAGCAATAAGGACTGAGAGGTTTGGATAAACTGGACTACCGTTTTGAATAAATCGCTACTCTCTTAAACAATGCCTTTACTGAATGCGAGACTCTTCTGATCCCGCGTGGATCTTCATTAAAATATAGCCTAATAGCCTTCAACCTGCTCTCGAGGTCGCCCACCTGGTAGTCATATTTGGCTTCTGCGGGAATCAAGCCAGGCTTCTCGCTAATTAGCTTGATCTTCAGGTCGTGCGGCAATAGCTCGAATTCTTCAACCATAAATGGTCGTACTCCGAGGAGTTGCATGTCGCGTTTGACAAAGATATTCCACAGTTGGGGAATTTCATCGAGCCCGCTTTTTCGCAAGAAAGACCGGAATGGGGTGATATGCTTGGCCTCTTCTGGGTCGATTAGGCCAGAGAGAGAGAGCAGGTGATCTCTTCCCCCTCCTGGGAGGTCAGGGATAGTTCGAAGCTTGTATATTCTAATAATCTTGCGACCTTTACCTGTCGCGTCACGGGCGTAGATAAACCCCTTTGGCGACGGCCTTTGCCGTTGTCCTTTGTATTTACGCATGATATAATCGCGCAATTAATTCAGCCTATTATATATGAAGAAACTGATAATAATTTTGGGTCTTGTTTTCGGTCTGTTTTTCATCACAACAGTCGCAGCAGGAAGCTTTGCATATTTTAGATATTTTGTACCCGCACAGACTTTTGCACAGGGTACTGAAACTATACAGGAAGTAAGGCAGGCTGATGCTAATACTGTAATGGATATTAAGATGAAACTTATATCTATGGAGCCTGGATCAGAGGGTGAAACGATAACTCTTTCAATGCATGTCGACATGGATATGCTGCTAGATACTGATAATGAGAAGCTTTACCTTAAAATGTTGATGGATGGTGAGTCTGCCTATAATGGCGAGGAAGGAACTTTTCCTGAAACCA encodes:
- a CDS encoding sulfite oxidase-like oxidoreductase, whose translation is MGLTQFIPKRDKNDRLPPGQYLTDDFPILSYSLTPEVSAADWRLEIAGVAKPHSLSLDELIKLGEAEFQADIHCVTKWSKLDTNWKGVSLDKIIEISEVSPDAAYLIAYSYDDYTTNLPLIDLRDGKAFIAYEYNGKPLDATHGGPVRLVVPHLYFWKSAKWLKKIEFTKGDQQGFWERHGYHNYGDPWKEQRYNSDI
- a CDS encoding FAD-binding oxidoreductase, translated to MERAEIQFRYIAPNKVQNRNATTMNRWQEAKLIESSYTSRMMKSFKFELERPFDFLPGQFCDIKLTSADGVEATRSYSIASAPGGKLIEFGIQILEDGEVSGHMDKMEPGDTVQLLGPLGGYFVWDPDLSGGREILLIGGGSGIVPLVSMIRHRVRLGQGSKLYALFSVRSLQDLAWRDEIVGYSLLEHDAGVRVAVTLSREWEDDWGGDVGRIDTEKIERLLKDVNVSNLDTYICGRSEFVESVGSSLKSIGVKEAIRTERFG
- a CDS encoding sugar transferase, with the protein product MRKYKGQRQRPSPKGFIYARDATGKGRKIIRIYKLRTIPDLPGGGRDHLLSLSGLIDPEEAKHITPFRSFLRKSGLDEIPQLWNIFVKRDMQLLGVRPFMVEEFELLPHDLKIKLISEKPGLIPAEAKYDYQVGDLESRLKAIRLYFNEDPRGIRRVSHSVKALFKRVAIYSKR